TCGGCAGGTATGCTTCAATGCCTAGTTCCACAGTGGCATCCGTCTTAACTGGCTTGTGAGTCTTGCCCTGTTTGTTAGCGACCGCGTCGTTTAACATTTGAGTATACATATCGTACCCTACGGAATCAATGAAACCGTGTTGCGCGCGCCCTAGCACGTTACCAGCCCCTCGAATCGACAAATCCCGCATGGCCACCTTAAAACCCGACCCAAGTTCCGTAAAGTCCTTAATGGCTTCCAACCGGTTTTCGCCGGCTTCTGTCAGTACCTTGTTGGGCTGATACATAAAGTATGCTTGTCCGACCCGATTACTCCGACCGATTCGCCCCCGAATCTGGTACAACTGGGATAGTCCCATCCGGTCAGCATCCTCAACAAACAACGTGTTCACGTTTGGCATGTCTACCCCAGTTTCAATGATGGTAGTAGTGACCAGCACGTCATAGTCGCCGTTCATAAAATCGTATAAAATTTGTTCCATTTGGTTTTCGGTCATCTGACCGTGAATGTAACCAATTCGCGCGTCCGGAATCAGAGTTTGGAGCTGGTCCACCTTGGCTTCAATGTCCTTGACCCGGTTATGCAAGTAAAAGACCTGACCGTCGCGTTGCATTTCACGCCGAATTCCATCCACAATCGTCGCGTCGTTTTGCTCCATCACGTAGGTTTGAATGGGATACCGGTTAGCTGGTGGCGTTTCAATCACTGACAAATCACGAACTCCCATCATCGACATGTTCAAGGTTCGAGGAATCGGTGTCGCCGTCAAAGTCAAGACGTCCACGTTTTGCTTCAGTTCCTTCAATTTTTCCTTGTGCTTGACTCCAAACCGCTGTTCTTCGTCCACAATCAATAACCCCAAGTCGTGATACTGAACGTCATTGGACAACAACCGGTGGGTGCCCACCACAATGTCCAGTTTGCCACTCTTTAGGTCGGCTAAAGTTTGTTTCGTCTGGCGCGCACTGTTAAACCGGGATAACACCCCGATTTCCACCGGAAAGTTTTCAAAACGATTCGTCAGCGTTTCGTAGTGTTGTTGAGCTAAAACAGTGGTTGGTACCAGGAAAGCAACCTGCTTGCCCGCTTCCACGGCCTTAAACGCCGCTCGCATGGCAACTTCCGTTTTTCCGTACCCCACATCCCCCACTAACAAGCGGTCCATCGGGTGGGGTTGTTCCATATCATGCTTGATTTCCGATGTACTCCGCAATTGATCTGGAGTTGGTTGGTAAGGAAATGCGGCTTCAAATTCTAGTTGATAGTCATCGTCGTCTGGAAAGGCAAAGCCTGGGGTGTGTTCCCGCTTAGCGTAAAGTTCGACCAACTCATCCGCCATGTCGTCAACTTTTTGGGCCACTCGACTTTTGGTTTTGGCCCATTCGTTGCTGCCAAGCTTATTTAAGCGGGGATGTTGATCCTCTGCCGCCACGTACTTTTGAATCAGATTTAACTGCGTAACCGGAATAAAGATGTGTGCGTCTTTTTGGTACGTAATCGTCAAATAATCCTGGTGCTTCCCATCAACTTCCATGGTTTGCATTCCGTCGTAGCGCCCAATCCCATGATTGACGTGTACCACGTAGTCCCCCGGCTTTAAGTCGGTATAACTCTTAATTCGTTCCGCATTTGTAAACCGTTGCTGCCGCATCCGTCGCGGCTTAGCCCGTTCGTTAACCCTTTGAAAGAGTTCGTGTTCGGTAATCAGCGCAAAGTTGGCGTCGGGGAGTTCAAAACCCAGCGTTAAGTCTCCCGTCACAATTTGCGCTTGATCTGCAACTAACTGATCAACACTGGTGGCCGTCAGCTTCATGTTAAAGTCCTGAAAGGTCTGTTGGACCTGCTGAAGGCGTTTAGAATCAGTGACCATCACCACCACCGTCGTTAGACCAGCTTGGTAACGTTCCATTTCTGTCTTCAACAATGGCATCTGGCTAAAGAACCGTTGCATTGGCCGGACCGAAACGTTAATGATGTCATCCAACCGCATCCGTCCCAATCCCTTTTGAAACAATGATAGGAGTAGCCACGGCTGCTGGCTGGCCCGTAAAACAGTAGTTAAATTTAAACTAACTGGTTGGTTCGCAAAGAGTTGGTGTTTCTCTTGGACCGATTCCTTCCAGTTGGCTTCATCCTGTTCTAACTGTTGGTTAGCATCACGAATTCGGGCATAGTCGTCAAAAACCACAACTCCTGTTTGCGGAAGGTAGTCTAACAACGACGTC
This genomic stretch from Fructilactobacillus carniphilus harbors:
- the mfd gene encoding transcription-repair coupling factor → MELTNVFQALPQYQQIQANLAPQTRQLVTGTSGIAQKLLLETLVLDQQQPFLYVTDTLEHAEQAVKEFSEGPLDVPVFLFPAEELIAAEVATSSPEFRSERVQALEALQGDQPVIVVASTAGLKRDLPRPADFAVARLVVKIGADFDLIELQRQLAEMGYSRKNLVAVPGEFAVRGSIIDIYPLNAESPVRLDFFDTEIDSLRSFDPASQRSIKNLEKVTILPATDFLPTASDREHAITVLQEQLQKVTDEPLEDHINALISDLKTKVTNPEWQVYARFLFAKETSLLDYLPQTGVVVFDDYARIRDANQQLEQDEANWKESVQEKHQLFANQPVSLNLTTVLRASQQPWLLLSLFQKGLGRMRLDDIINVSVRPMQRFFSQMPLLKTEMERYQAGLTTVVVMVTDSKRLQQVQQTFQDFNMKLTATSVDQLVADQAQIVTGDLTLGFELPDANFALITEHELFQRVNERAKPRRMRQQRFTNAERIKSYTDLKPGDYVVHVNHGIGRYDGMQTMEVDGKHQDYLTITYQKDAHIFIPVTQLNLIQKYVAAEDQHPRLNKLGSNEWAKTKSRVAQKVDDMADELVELYAKREHTPGFAFPDDDDYQLEFEAAFPYQPTPDQLRSTSEIKHDMEQPHPMDRLLVGDVGYGKTEVAMRAAFKAVEAGKQVAFLVPTTVLAQQHYETLTNRFENFPVEIGVLSRFNSARQTKQTLADLKSGKLDIVVGTHRLLSNDVQYHDLGLLIVDEEQRFGVKHKEKLKELKQNVDVLTLTATPIPRTLNMSMMGVRDLSVIETPPANRYPIQTYVMEQNDATIVDGIRREMQRDGQVFYLHNRVKDIEAKVDQLQTLIPDARIGYIHGQMTENQMEQILYDFMNGDYDVLVTTTIIETGVDMPNVNTLFVEDADRMGLSQLYQIRGRIGRSNRVGQAYFMYQPNKVLTEAGENRLEAIKDFTELGSGFKVAMRDLSIRGAGNVLGRAQHGFIDSVGYDMYTQMLNDAVANKQGKTHKPVKTDATVELGIEAYLPSDYIADPQQKIELYKRIRQLDSEEQFTELQSDLIDRFGEYPPAVANLLTVDFIKMVADYALIDQIKRDGQTIVITLSKQGSQLYQSQDLLRAIATTKFRATVNMVAGRFQLKLIIQPTMAEADWLSELDQLVQALEKAKPQEKGEKVHEN